The DNA region GCACGGGACGTCGAGCGAGGAGAGAAGGCCGCGGCCGAGCTCGGCGCGCGCTTCGTACAGCTCGATGTCACCGACGACGCCTCCGTCACCGCCGCTCTGGCGACCGTCGAGGAGGCCGAGGGGCGCCTCGACGTACTCGTGAACAACGCCGGTGTCCTCGTCGCCGAACCGCTCGACGGCCCGACCGCGCTGCGGGTCTTCGACATCAACGCGGTCGGGATCGTACGCGTCACCGAGGCCGCCCTGCCGCTGCTGCGCCGCTCGGAGGACCCACGCGTGGTCAACGTGTCCAGCAGCATGGGCTCGTTCTGGGCCAACACCACGCCCGGCCGGGTCGAGCAGGGGATGTTCCTGCCGCTCTACGCCGCATCCAAGGCCGCCGCCAGCATGCTGACGGTCCAGTACGCCAAGGCGTACCCCGACATCAGGTTCAACGCCGTCGAGCCAGGTCCCACGGCCACCGACATGACCGCCGGCTTCGGCATCGACGACATCGCCGGCCCGCCTGCGGAGAGCGCGAAGATCGTCGTACGCCTCGCCACGCTGGACCTCGACGTCCCCACCGGAACACTCCAGGACAAGGACGGCGAGCTCGCGTGGTAGTGGTCACATCCGGCGGTTATCGGCCGTTCGCGATTTGGGCGGGGGAGCGGAGCCTTGTGAACCTGAGGTAATGAGCCAACTGAAAAGTGAGACCACCGCCGGCGATCCCGGCGAGCGGTCTTTCCTCGGCCAGCCGCGCGTCCTCGCCAACCTGTTCGGCGTCGAGCTGTGGGAGCGGTTCAGCTTCTACGGCATGCAGGGCATCCTGGCGATCTACCTCTACTACTCCGCGGCCCAGGGCGGCCTCGGGATCAGCGAGACGGTCGCGCTCGGGATCGTCGGTGCGTACGGCGGTGCGGTCTACCTCTCGACCATCATCGCGGCCTGGATCGCCGACCGCCTG from Nocardioides luteus includes:
- a CDS encoding SDR family NAD(P)-dependent oxidoreductase; this translates as MTVALITGANKGIGFETARQLTEAGYDVYLGARDVERGEKAAAELGARFVQLDVTDDASVTAALATVEEAEGRLDVLVNNAGVLVAEPLDGPTALRVFDINAVGIVRVTEAALPLLRRSEDPRVVNVSSSMGSFWANTTPGRVEQGMFLPLYAASKAAASMLTVQYAKAYPDIRFNAVEPGPTATDMTAGFGIDDIAGPPAESAKIVVRLATLDLDVPTGTLQDKDGELAW